The region CGCCAGCGTTCGTCCTGAGCCAGGATCAAACTCTCCAATAGAGTTGATTAGCTCATGCTAAAACAATTTTTAAAACAAACATTGACGCTTGTGTTGTGTTCAGTTTTCAAAGAACTTTTTTTGTGACAGAATCATAATTTATCAAAATTATAATCTCTTGTCAATCACTTTCTTTATTAAGTCACTTTCTTTTAGCGACAAAAACTATCTTACCATCGAATTAACTCTTTGTCAACTTCTACGAAGTGGTTAGAGTTTTAAAAAACAAATCAAGTTTTTTCGATTTGTTATTGTTTGGTGAGTTGTTGTTTTGTCGTGGTGACTTGTTCTTATATTACACTGAAGTTTAGTAAAAGACAACCCTTCAATACGCGGTAATATATTCCAATAAAAAAAGATTCACCCGAAAAGTTCGGATGAATCTCTTTCTTCTATATATATATATATATATATGTTATTGCTTTTGAAAGCGAAGTACTGGTTTACGCGCAGCCAACGTTTCGTCTAGACGCTTAATCACAGTGCTGTGAGGAGCTTCTTGAACGATTTCTGGATTCTCCTCAGCTTCTTTTGCAATTTGAATCATTGCCGCGATAAACTCATCTAATGTTTCTTTAGATTCAGTTTCTGTTGGCTCAATCATGATACATTCCTCAACATTAAGTGGGAAGTAGATTGTTGGTGGATGATATCCAAAGTCTAATAGACGTTTTGCGATATCTAATGTACGAACACCAAGTTTCTTTTGACGTTTACCTGATAATACAAACTCATGTTTACAATGTTGATTAAATGGTAGGTCAAAGTGTGGTGCAAGTTGACGCATCATGTAGTTTGCATTAAGAACAGCATACTCTGTTACCGCTTTTAAGCCATCTGGACCCATTGTTCGAATGTACGTATAAGCACGTACGTTAATTCCAAAGTTTCCATAGAAAGGTTTTACACGTCCAATTGCTTGTGGACGATCGTATTCGAAACGGTAGCCATCTTCACGTTTTACAAGTACAGGTTTTGGTAGATAAGGAATTAAATCAGCTTTAACCCCTACCGGACCTGAACCTGGGCCTCCACCACCGTGTGGACCAGTAAATGTTTTATGAAGATTAAGGTGAACTACGTCAAATCCCATATCCCCTGGTCTAGCTTTACTTAATACAGCATTTAAGTTTGCTCCATCATAGTATAGCTTCCCACCCGCATCATGGACAATTTTAGCCATTTCTAAAATATGAGCTTCAAATAATCCTAATGTATTTGGGTTAGTTAACATAAGGGCTGCAGTATCAGGACCTACTACACTTCTTAAGTCTTCTAGATCAACTAATCCGTTTTCATCTGATTTAACAGTAATTGTTTCAAAACCAGCAACTGTTGCAGATGCAGGGTTTGTTCCGTGTGCTGAGTCAGGAACGATTACTTTTGTACGAGCTGTGTCATTATTTGATTCATGGAATGCACGAATCATCATTAATCCAGTCCACTCACCATGAGCACCAGCAGCAGGTTGAAGAGTTACTTCATCCATACCTGTAATTTCTTTTAAATGTTCTTGAAGATCATACATTAAACCTAGTGCACCTTGAACAGTAGACTCATCTTGTAATGGATGAATGTGTGCAAAGCCAGGAATACGAGCTACGTTTTCGTTAATTTTAGGGTTGTATTTCATTGTACAAGAACCTAATGGATAGAACCCAGAGTCTACACCATGGTTACGTCTTGATAAAGCTGTGTAGTGACGCATGATGTCTAACTCAGATACTTCTGGTAATTCTGGTTCTTCAGTACGGATATAGTCAGCAGGAATGACATCATCTAGGTTTAGCTCAGGAACATCCATTTCCGGTAAGCTATAACCAACGCGGCCTGGTCTAGTTAATTCAAAAATTAATGGTTGATCTTGATGATTATTCATTGCCATCCCCCAATTCTTTTACAAATGTATCGATTTCTTCTTTTGTACGTAATTCAGTTACTGCAACAAGCATGTGATTTTTTAGCTCAGGGTAGTCAATTCCTAAATCATAACCACCAATGATTCCTTTTTCGATTAACTTCGCATTTACTTCCTTAACTGGTTTGTTAAGTTTTACTACGAACTCATTGAAGAAAGGTCCTTCATAAGGTACTTCAAAGCCATGTTGTTTGAATGTATTTTTAGCATAATGTGCTTTTTGGATATTTTGTGTAGCCATTTCTTTAACACCTTTTTTACCTAAAGCAGTCATCGCAACTGATGCCGCTAAAGCATTAAGTGCTTGGTTTGAACAAATGTTAGATGTCGCTTTGTCACGACGGATATGTTGTTCACGAGCTTGAAGCGTTAAAACAAATCCACGTTTACCATCTTCATCTACTGTTTGACCAACAAGTCTTCCTGGAACTTTACGCATTAATTTTGTTGTTACTGCGAAATATCCACAGTGTGGTCCACCAAAGCCAGTTGGAATACCAAATACTTGTGCGTCTCCAGCAACGATATCAGCACCGAATTTACCAGGAGGTGTTAAAGCCCCAAGTGCTAATGGGTTACTTGAAACAACAAACATACTTTTACCTGTATGAGCAATTTCTTCGATTTCTTTTAATGGTTCAATTTGACCGAAGAAGTTAGGATATTGAACAACAACACATGCAACAGAATCATCCATTGCTGATTTTAATGCTTCAAGGTCTGTTAATCCGTTTACAGCTGGTACTTCAACAACTTCGATATATTGACCTTTTGCATATGTTTTTAATACTTCACGTGATTCAGGGTTAACTGCACCTGATACTAAAACCTTTTTGTTTTTCGTATGACCTGTACATAGCATTGCAGCTTCCGCAAGAGCAGTACCACCGTCGTACATTGAAGAGTTCGCTACATCCATTCCAGTTAATTCACAAATCATAGATTGGAATTCAAAGATTGCTTGAAGCTCACCTTGAGAGATCTCTGGTTGGTATGGAGTGTAAGCTGTGTAAAACTCAGAACGAGAGATAACATGGTCAACAATAATTGGCATGTAGTGATCATATACTCCTGCTCCTAAGAATGAAGCGTTCGCTCTTAAATCCTTATTTTGAGCAGCAAGTGCTGATAATTCTTTGAAAAGCTCAGTTTCTGATTTTGCTTGTTTAATGTTGTACTCCCCTTTAAAGCGTACACTTTCAGGGATATCATTAAAAAGCTCATCAACTGAAGAAACTCCGATTGCTTGAAGCATTTCTTTTTTATCTTGTTCCGTCATTGGTAAATAACGATGTTTCATGGTTTAACCCCTTTCGGTTATATCTAGAGTGTGATTTTATTTTTTAGGACGCTTGTAAAAAGGTGTAGCAACAACTTCTGCTTGTAAACGTTTGTTACGGATTTGAACTTCGACTTTCGTACCAAGCTCAGCAAACTCAGCTTTGAGTAAAGCAAGTCCAATGTTTTTCTTAAGTGTAGGAGATTGCGTTCCTGTTGTAACAGTCCCTACTTCCTCACCATTTACAAACACTTCATAGCCATGACGTGGAATTCCTTTATCAATCATTTCGATTCCAACTAGTTTACGAGGTAAACCGTCTTCCTTTTGCTTTTTCAGTGCTTCTTTACCAATAAAATCAGCTTCTTTATTTACTTTCACCGCAAAGCCGATACCAGCCTCTAATGGAGAAATGTCTTTTGTTAATTCTTGACCGTAAAGTGCTAAGTTTGCTTCGAAACGAAGTGTGTCTCTCGCTCCTAGTCCAATCGGTAAAACGCCATCTTCTTTTCCTACTTCTAGGATTTTGTTCCAAAGCATTGTAGCGTCTTGTGTATTGCAGTAAATTTCAAAACCATCTTCTCCTGTATAACCAGTACGAGATACTAATGTTTTCACACCATTCACTTCTACATCATCTTGGAACTTGAAAAATTTGATTTCACTTAAGTCTGTGTTTGTTAACTTTTGAAGAACCGTTTCAGCTAAAGGTCCTTGTAATGCTAATTGTGCTACATCACTCGAGATATTTGTAACTGTTACATCTCCAGAAACATGACTTGATAACCAGTCAAAATCCTTCTCAATGTTTGAAGCATTTACAACTAGTAGATAGTGATCATCTGATTTTTTATAAACTAAAAGATCGTCTACTGTTCCACCATCTTCATAGCACATCGCTGTATATTGAGCACCGCCATCTTTAAGCACGGATACATCATTTGTCATCATTTTTTGTAAATATGTAAGACTATCTGGACCTTTTACATCGATTTCTCCCATGTGAGAAACATCGAACAAGCCTGCTTTTGTGCGGACAGCTTCATGCTCTTCTTTAATGCTAGAAAACTGCACAGGCAGATCCCAACCACCAAAGTCGATTGTTTTTGCACCATATTGTGAATAAACTTCATATAAAGGTGTACGTAGTAATTCAGTCAATCATAATTCCTCCCTTAACATATGTAATCGT is a window of Cytobacillus luteolus DNA encoding:
- the gcvPB gene encoding aminomethyl-transferring glycine dehydrogenase subunit GcvPB, with amino-acid sequence MNNHQDQPLIFELTRPGRVGYSLPEMDVPELNLDDVIPADYIRTEEPELPEVSELDIMRHYTALSRRNHGVDSGFYPLGSCTMKYNPKINENVARIPGFAHIHPLQDESTVQGALGLMYDLQEHLKEITGMDEVTLQPAAGAHGEWTGLMMIRAFHESNNDTARTKVIVPDSAHGTNPASATVAGFETITVKSDENGLVDLEDLRSVVGPDTAALMLTNPNTLGLFEAHILEMAKIVHDAGGKLYYDGANLNAVLSKARPGDMGFDVVHLNLHKTFTGPHGGGGPGSGPVGVKADLIPYLPKPVLVKREDGYRFEYDRPQAIGRVKPFYGNFGINVRAYTYIRTMGPDGLKAVTEYAVLNANYMMRQLAPHFDLPFNQHCKHEFVLSGKRQKKLGVRTLDIAKRLLDFGYHPPTIYFPLNVEECIMIEPTETESKETLDEFIAAMIQIAKEAEENPEIVQEAPHSTVIKRLDETLAARKPVLRFQKQ
- the gcvPA gene encoding aminomethyl-transferring glycine dehydrogenase subunit GcvPA → MKHRYLPMTEQDKKEMLQAIGVSSVDELFNDIPESVRFKGEYNIKQAKSETELFKELSALAAQNKDLRANASFLGAGVYDHYMPIIVDHVISRSEFYTAYTPYQPEISQGELQAIFEFQSMICELTGMDVANSSMYDGGTALAEAAMLCTGHTKNKKVLVSGAVNPESREVLKTYAKGQYIEVVEVPAVNGLTDLEALKSAMDDSVACVVVQYPNFFGQIEPLKEIEEIAHTGKSMFVVSSNPLALGALTPPGKFGADIVAGDAQVFGIPTGFGGPHCGYFAVTTKLMRKVPGRLVGQTVDEDGKRGFVLTLQAREQHIRRDKATSNICSNQALNALAASVAMTALGKKGVKEMATQNIQKAHYAKNTFKQHGFEVPYEGPFFNEFVVKLNKPVKEVNAKLIEKGIIGGYDLGIDYPELKNHMLVAVTELRTKEEIDTFVKELGDGNE
- the gcvT gene encoding glycine cleavage system aminomethyltransferase GcvT, with amino-acid sequence MTELLRTPLYEVYSQYGAKTIDFGGWDLPVQFSSIKEEHEAVRTKAGLFDVSHMGEIDVKGPDSLTYLQKMMTNDVSVLKDGGAQYTAMCYEDGGTVDDLLVYKKSDDHYLLVVNASNIEKDFDWLSSHVSGDVTVTNISSDVAQLALQGPLAETVLQKLTNTDLSEIKFFKFQDDVEVNGVKTLVSRTGYTGEDGFEIYCNTQDATMLWNKILEVGKEDGVLPIGLGARDTLRFEANLALYGQELTKDISPLEAGIGFAVKVNKEADFIGKEALKKQKEDGLPRKLVGIEMIDKGIPRHGYEVFVNGEEVGTVTTGTQSPTLKKNIGLALLKAEFAELGTKVEVQIRNKRLQAEVVATPFYKRPKK